A genomic region of Colletotrichum destructivum chromosome 1, complete sequence contains the following coding sequences:
- a CDS encoding Putative serine/threonine-protein kinase, active yields the protein MVDQQSSQPQTMDPPQQAPPSIPSPALSTPGSVPMMNSPVPLLRPAIPGGRSGGGARTPRLGLAIPPSPNAKPVGGQPPQPVNSRPPLPTLHLATPKGSQTTPYEQPSRAAGVGQSASGGSESSAAHSRSGSFGPLDGRASNPTSAGSQYSALSFASQYGFPARPQGTPDPSSAVGSIYSERSEGGVGMERDNSLQGLEGFDKLSLERGRTLDVEELDSDGWRVASMENRIEELGSLGEGAGGAVTKAKLKGGKTTFALKVITTNPDPDVKKQIVRELGFNKECASEHICRYYGAFEDSTTGTISIAMEFCEGGSLDSIYKEVKKLGGRTGEKVLGKISEGVLRGLTYLHGMRIIHRDIKPSNILLCRNGDVKLCDFGVSGDFGTKGEANTFIGTSYYMAPERITGQSYTITSDVWSTGVTLLEVAQHRFPFPADGTEMQPRAGLIDLLTYIVRQPIPKLKDEPDANIFWSDNFKYFIECCLEKESTRRASPWRMLEHPWMVEMRSKRVNMAKYLAQVWGWDTK from the exons ATGGTCGATCAGCAATCTTCACAGCCTCAGACAATGGACCCTCCTCAGCAG GCACCACCGAGtatcccctcccccgccctATCCACGCCCGGATCCGTTCCCATGATGAACTCGCCAGTCCCCCTACTCCGCCCTGCCATTCCCGGTGGCAggtccggcggcggtgctcgAACACCTAGACTCGGTCTCGCGATTCCTCCTTCGCCAAATGCAAAGCCAGTCGGCGGACAGCCGCCTCAGCCCGTAAACTCGCGACCTCCCCTCCCGACTCTGCACCTGGCCACTCCGAAGGGCAGCCAGACGACACCCTACGAGCAGCCATCGAGAGCGGCAGGCGTAGGACAGTCAGCGAGCGGTGGCAGTGAGAGCAGCGCGGCCCATTCAAGGTCGGGCAGCTTCGGCCCTCTGGACGGCCGTGCTAGCAATCCCACATCAGCCGGCTCTCAATACTCGGCGCTATCCTTTGCTTCACAGTACGGCTTCCCAGCGAGGCCTCAAGGAACTCCGGATCCGTCATCCGCTGTAGGCTCCATATACTCTGAGCGGAGCGAAGGCGGAGTTGGCATGGAGCGAGATAACAGCCTGCAGGGGCTCGAGGGTTTCGACAAGCTATCATTGGAGCGGGGTAGAACACTGGATGTGGAGGAGCTCGACTCGGACGGCTGGAGGGTTGCGAGCATGGAGAACCGgatcgaggagctcggcaGTCTCGGCGAAGGTGCCGGCGGAGCCGTTACGAAAGCCAAATTGAAGGGTGGAAAGACCACCTTCGCCCTCAAG GTCATCACCACAAATCCCGATCCCGACGTCAAGAAGCAGATTGTGCGCGAATTGGGATTCAACAAGGAGTGTGCATCGGAACACATCTGCCGCTACTATGGCGCCTTCGAGGACTCGACGACGGGCACCATCTCGATCGCCATGGAGTTCTGCGAAGGCGGCTCCCTGGACAGCATCTACAAGGAGGTAAAGAAGCTCGGCGGCCGTACCGGCGAGAAAGTTCTGGGCAAGATCTCGGAGGGTGTGCTCCGCGGACTGACGTACCTGCACGGTATGCGTATTATTCATCGAGACATCAAGCCGTCCAACATCCTGCTCTGCAGGAACGGAGATGTCAAACTCTGCGACTTTGGTGTTTCCGGCGACTTTGGCACCAAGGGAGAAGCAAACACCTTCATCGGCACCAGCTACTACATGGCCCCCGAGCGTATCACCGGCCAGTCGTACACCATCACTTCCGACGTCTGGTCAACAGGCGTCACTCTGCTGGAGGTGGCGCAACACCGGTTCCCGTTCCCAGCCGACGGTACCGAGATGCAACCACGAGCCGGATTGATCGACCTTCTAACCTACATCGTCCGGCAACCGATACCGAAGCTCAAGGATGAGCCCGATGCAAACATTTTTTGGAGCGACAACTTCAAGTACTTTATCGAGTGCTG TCTCGAGAAGGAGTCTACTCGAAGAGCAAGCCCCTGGAGGATGCTCGAGCATCCGTGGATGGTTGAGATGCGGTCGAAACGTGTCAACATGGCGAAATATCTCGCCCAGGTTTGGGGTTGGGACACCAAATAA
- a CDS encoding Putative pseudouridine synthase, TruD, pseudouridine synthase, catalytic domain superfamily: MTAEVRRSNGTRLDASLGITERIAPSMTAWTGDMRKRYTDFQVYEINKDGSVLHLKETRLPPPPKDTTPAPPPPPPPAPVVEEKKEEEAKKEDAAQNEDTTAAAVPTSAAEKPVVPEIPAEDLAAIASLTNEDFANQLLALYQTISADQNAKTEPATSPIMDDKDQRSQLHQSVRRIFNSAIDTSTDPTGAIVARVVPPRGKGKGMRGGRDNNNNSNKQKKPKARAPGEGEYLHFTMYKENRDTMDALHQISKALRTKPQAIGTAGTKDRRAATTQRCSIRGQRADALVRARLNGVTVGDYLYAPTPIHLGAHAGNEFVIALKDCLVAGSPDLSPADRHAQIHNSVKAAMASMHSLGWINYFGHQRFGTHAVGTHEVGRLILQEDFEGAVNAILAYDEAIAKRAAAGEVPEQAHARDDFSRHHACMLFREGGSAEEALKHLPRRFSAESSLIRHLGMSSGPSRRDFTGALTSITRGLRSMYLHAYQSYVWNHAASHRWRLYGEKVVEGDLVFADGSKPQANDAETNQDDDDAEFSDARPLTAEEAASGKYTIHDIVLPSPGHAVVYPTNAVGEFYTTFMRDNGGLDPTKMIRRQREFSLRGDYRKVVVRFLAEPGFEVRAYEDDNEQMHPTDMDRIRAARSGAGKKRARDEAEGQDGDNKKAKTEIALETAPETEAQGGEAMGDEKMEDAPQTEEEKPAAGAEAKAEDEAAAAGSRPTAEKTKTAVVVRFQLPKSAYATVALRELMGVDESEVAAVTATTTAATVATAAHKETDESPKSAETETTSVAHA, from the exons ATGACGGCTGAAGTCCGCCGCTCCAATGGAACACGCCTCGATGCGTCCCTTGGCATCACCGAGCGCATCGCGCCGAGCATGACAGCTTGGACTGGAGATATGCGCAAGAG GTACACCGACTTCCAAGTCTACGAAATCAACAAAGATGGATCCGTCCTGCACCTTAAGGAAACTCGTCTCCCGCCACCTCCCAAGGACACCACTcctgctccccccccccctccccctccggCCCCCGTagtcgaggagaagaaggaagaagaagccaagAAGGAAGACGCGGCACAGAACGAAGAcacaaccgccgccgccgtaccAACATCAGCAGCAGAGAAACCGGTCGTCCCCGAGATCCCTGCCGAAGACCTTGCGGCAATCGCCTCCCTCACAAATGAAGACTTCGCCAACCAGCTGCTGGCACTGTACCAGACAATATCCGCCGACCAGAACGCCAAGACCGAACCCGCGACCTCGCCCATCATGGACGACAAGGACCAGCGCTCCCAGCTCCACCAGAGCGTCCGGCGCATCTTCAACTCGGCAATCGACACGTCCACCGACCCGACGGGCGCTATCGTCGCCCGAGTCGTACCCCCTCGCggcaaggggaaggggatgcGCGGCGGTCGCgacaacaataacaacagcaacaagcagaagaagcccaaggccCGCGCTCCCGGCGAAGGGGAGTACCTCCACTTCACAATGTACAAGGAGAACCGCGACACCATGGACGCCCTGCACCAGATCTCCAAGGCGCTGCGAACCAAGCCCCAGGCCATCGGCACTGCAGGCACCAAAGAtcgccgcgccgccaccacgcAACGCTGCTCCATTCGCGGCCagcgcgccgacgccctcgtccgcgCGCGCCTTAACGGCGTCACCGTCGGCGACTACCTCTACGCCCCGACGCCGATCCACCTCGGTGCCCACGCCGGCAACGAGTTCGTCATCGCCCTCAAGGActgcctcgtcgccggctcgCCCGATCTATCCCCCGCCGACCGCCACGCTCAGATCCATAACTCCGTCAAGGCCGCTATGGCGAGCATGCACAGCCTCGGTTGGATCAACTACTTCGGCCACCAGCGCTTTGGCACGCACGCCGTCGGCACGCACGAGGTCGGTCGCCTGATCCTGCAGGAGGACttcgagggcgccgtcaacgccatcctcgcctacgacgaggccatcgccaagcgCGCTGCCGCTGGCGAGGTACCCGAGCAGGCGCACGCGCGGGACGACTTCAGCCGCCACCACGCGTGTATGCTCTTCCGCGAGGGCGGGTCCGCGGAGGAAGCGCTCAAGCATCTGCCACGCCGCTTCTCCGCCGAGTCGAGCCTTATCCGCCACCTCGGCATGTCAAGCGGCCCCTCCCGCCGGGATTTCACTGGCGCCCTGACGAGCATTACCCGCGGCCTGCGCAGCATGTATCTGCATGCATACCAGTCCTACGTCTGGAACCACGCGGCGAGCCACCGCTGGCGGCTGTACGGCGAAAAGGTGGTTGAGGGCGACCTCGTTTTCGCCGACGGTTCGAAGCCGCAGGCCAATGATGCAGAGACGAAccaggacgatgacgacgccgagttCTCCGACGCACGCCCCTTGACCGCGGAAGAGGCCGCCTCAGGCAAGTACACAATCCACGACAtcgtcctcccctcccctggcCACGCCGTCGTCTACCCCACCAATGCAGTGGGCGAATTTTACACGACCTTCATGCGCGAcaacggcggcctcgacccgACCAAGATGATTCGCCGGCAGCGCGAGTTCAGCCTCCGCGGTGACTACCGCAAGGTCGTTGTGcgcttcctcgccgagcccggCTTCGAGGTGCGCGCGTACGAAGACGATAACGAGCAGATGCACCCCACCGACATGGACCGCATTCGCGCCGCGCGGAGCGGTGCGGGCAAGAAGCGTGCccgcgacgaggccgaggggcAGGATGGCGAcaacaagaaggccaagacgGAGATAGCCCTGGAGACGGCCccggagacggaggcgcaGGGGGGCGAGGCCAtgggcgacgagaagatggaggacgCGCCGCAAACCGAAGAGGAGAAGCCTGCGGCCGGAGCAGAGgcaaaggccgaggacgaggcggctGCTGCAGGATCCAGGCCGACGGCCGAAAAGACCAAGACGGCTGTCGTGGTTAGATTCCAACTGCCCAAGAGCGCCTACGCCACCGTCGCGTTGCGGGAGCTGATGGGCGTCGACGAATCCGAAGTCGCGGCAgtcaccgccaccaccaccgccgccactgTTGCTACTGCTGCTCACAAGGAGACAGATGAGTCCCCCAAGtcggccgagaccgagacaACATCCGTGGCTCACGCATGA
- a CDS encoding Putative protein-tyrosine phosphatase-like, PTPLA, producing the protein MADTAAGPTRPQRRPSSPLKNGYLILYNFVSAVAWATVLGRTLALFFLRGPHFVHLGVGDWTRWTQTVAAMEILHALLGVVRAPVFTTVMQVLSRFVLVWGVVYPFPWLARSTWYSSMLLAWSVTEVIRYSYFALNLSGFQPRPLTWLRYNTFFVLYPIGITSECALIYLAAEPARQFGEVFPYVAYAILAVYVPGSYILYTYMMKQRSKVMRSLKAEEAGRAKTQ; encoded by the exons ATGGCCGACACAGCAGCCGGCCCGACGAGGCCGCAGCGCCGGCCCTCGTCTCCCCTCAAGAACGGCTACTTGATCCTCTACAACTTCgtctccgccgtcgcctgggccaccgtcctcggccgcaccctcgccctcttcttcctccgcgGGCCGCACTTTGTGCACCTCGGCGTAGGCGACTGGACGCGCTGGACGCAGACCGTGGCCGCCATGGAGATCCTGCACGCGTTGCTCG GCGTTGTTCGTGCCCCCGTCTTCACGACCGTTATGCAGGTCCTCAGCcgcttcgtcctcgtctggGGCGTCGTGTACCCCTTCCCCTGGCTCGCGCGCAGCACCTGGTACTCGTCCATGCTGCTGGCCTGGAGCGTCACCGAGGTCATCCGCTACTCGTACTTTGCGCTCAACCTCAGCGGCTTCCAGCCCAGGCCCCTGACCTGGTTGCGCTACAACACCTTCTTCGTGCTGTACCCTATCGGCATCACGAGCGAGTGCGCCCTCATCTACCTGGCCGCTGAGCCCGCCAGGCAGTTCGGCGAGGTGTTCCCGTACGTCGCGtacgccatcctcgccgtctacGTTCCCG GCTCGTACATCCTGTACACGTACATGATGAAGCAGCGAAGCAAGGTCATGCGTAGTCtgaaggccgaggaggcgggcCGCGCAAAGACTCAGTAG
- a CDS encoding Putative 2-amino-3-carboxymuconate-6-semialdehyde decarboxylase, metal-dependent hydrolase codes for MASSSSSTPMKVVDIHTHMYPPSYIKILESRTTIPVVRSFPQTPDPRFILLASEEQALDEATKDSSAKPPGRPLTSHYASLDQKVHFMDTHKIDISVVSLANPWLDFVDASESGAMAKGVNEEFDAMCAAHPGRLFFFATLPLTASLETILEAINHVRALKYCRGIILGTSGLGKGLDDPDLLPIFKAIAAARLTIFLHPHYGLPNDVWGPRASNEYGHVLPLALGFPMETTIAVTRMFLAGVFDAVPELRMLLAHSGGTLPFLAGRIESCIMHDGQLVREGKAGKGRRKVWDVLKEQIYLDAVIYSEVGLKAAIDASGADRLMFGTDHPFFPPLTTDEQGEWESVSMNADAVAAAVGEGSDQAKSIMGGNAIRILNLKVD; via the coding sequence AtggcctcatcatcatcatcaacgccCATGAAAGTGGTGGACATCCACACCCACATGTACCCCCCTTCGTATATCAAGATTCTTGAATCTCGAACCACCATTCCCGTCGTGCGCAGCTTCCCGCAAACGCCGGACCCGcgcttcatcctcctcgcctcggAGGAGCAGGCCCTCGATGAAGCCACCAAGGACTCTTCGGCCAAGCCCCCGGGCCGGCCGCTGACCTCGCACTACGCCTCACTGGACCAGAAGGTGCATTTCATGGATACGCACAAGATCGACATCTCGGTCGTCTCCTTGGCGAACCCCTGGCTCGACTTTGTCGACGCCTCCGAGTCGGGCGCTATGGCCAAGGGTGTCAACGAGGAGTTCGACGCCATGTGCGCCGCCCACCCTGGccgtctcttcttcttcgccaccCTGCCCCTAACTGCGTCGCTCGAGAccatcctcgaggccatcaaccACGTCAGAGCACTCAAGTATTGTCGCGGCATCATTCTCGGCACCTCGGGCCTGGGTAAGGGTCTCGACGATCCGGACCTGCTGCCCATCTTCAAGGCCATTGCCGCGGCCCGCCTGACCATCTTCCTGCACCCGCACTACGGCTTGCCCAACGACGTCTGGGGCCCCAGGGCGAGCAATGAGTACGGCCATGTGCTGCCTCTGGCGCTGGGCTTCCCAATGGAGaccaccatcgccgtcacACGCATGTTTTTGGCAGGCGTCTTCGACGCGGTGCCCGAGCTGCGCATGCTTCTGGCGCACAGCGGCGGCACGCTGCCCTTCCTTGCGGGACGCATCGAGAGCTGCATCATGCACGATGGCCAGCTGGTGCGCGAGggcaaggccggcaagggccGCAGAAAGGTGTGGGATGTGCTCAAGGAGCAGATctacctcgacgccgtcatctaCTCCGAGGTTGGGTTGAAGGCGGCCATAGATGCGAGCGGAGCGGACAGGCTCATGTTCGGCACCGACCACCCCTTCTTCCCGCCGCTGACCACCGATGAGCAGGGCGAGTGGGAGAGTGTAAGCATGAATGCCGACGCGGTCGCTGCGGCCGTGGGCGAGGGGAGTGATCAGGCAAAGTCCATCATGGGCGGCAACGCGATCAGAATTTTGAACCTGAAGGTTGATTGA
- a CDS encoding Putative oxoglutarate/iron-dependent dioxygenase, non-hem dioxygenase domain-containing protein, producing MAATAVDKEGLFIPLIDFSAFLNGDPAKRTATAKQILSGFQNAGFIYLKNVPITPELRAATFAKSADFFAQDDAAKLALGWTTPEANRGYSAPGREKVSNLTTTAEIEKVRAGNPDLKESYEIGREGEPDHPNQWPVEEPGTRVAGFRSQMLEFHDQCKALHVEVMRAIAVGMGIDEHFFDSFTDAGDNTLRLLHYPSVDPNVFKINPGQVRAGEHSDYGSITLLFQDDRGGLQVKSPNGQFVDATPIPGTVVVNAGDLLARWSNDTIKSTIHRVVEPPRKPEDGTEYPPRYSIAYFCNPNFKSHIEAIPGTYATESEKKYEGINSGTYLVQRLTATY from the exons atggcggccaccGCGGTAGACAAGGAGGGCCTCTTCATCCCC CTCATCGACTTCTCCGCCTTCCTCAACGGCGATCCCGCCAAGCGTACCGCGACGGCCAAGCAGATCCTCAGCGGGTTCCAGAACGCCGGGTTTATCTACCTCAAGAACGTGCCCATCACTCCGGAgctccgcgccgccaccttTGCCAAGTCAGCCGACTTCTTCGCCCAGGACGACGCCGCGAAGCTCGCCCTCGGCTGGACGACGCCCGAGGCGAACCGCGGCTACTCGGCGCCCGGCCGCGAGAAGGTCAGTAACCTGACGACCACGGCCGAGATCGAAAAGGTGCGCGCGGGGAACCCCGACCTGAAGGAAAGCTACGAGAtcggccgcgagggcgagccCGACCACCCTAACCAGTggcccgtcgaggagccGGGTACGCGCGTCGCTGGCTTCAGGTCGCAGATGCTCGAGTTTCACGACCAGTGCAAGGCGCTGCATGTCGAGGTCATgcgcgccatcgccgtcggcatggGCATCGACGAGCACTTCTTTGACAGCttcaccgacgccggcgatAACACGCTGCGCCTGCTGCACTACCCCTCCGTCGACCCTAACGTCTTCAAGATCAACCCCGGCCAGgtccgcgccggcgagcaCAGCGACTACGGCTCCATCACGCTGTTGTTCCAGGACGACCGCGGCGGCCTCCAGGTCAAGAGCCCCAACGGGCAGTTCGTGGACGCGACGCCCATCCCGGGGACGGTGGTTGTCAACGCGGGCGACCTCCTGGCGCGGTGGAGCAACGACACCATCAAGAGCACCATCCACCGCGTGGTCGAGCCCCCGAGGAAACCAGAGGACGGCACCGAGTACCCGCCGCGGTACAGCATTGC GTACTTCTGCAACCCCAACTTCAAGAGCCATATTGAGGCAATTCCCGGCACATATGCAACGGAATCAGAGAAGAAGTACGAAGGTATTAACAGTGGGACGTATCTCGTGCAGCGGCTGACGGCCACATACTGA
- a CDS encoding Putative glycoside hydrolase family 16, concanavalin A-like lectin/glucanase domain superfamily, producing MVFRRSVLVGLAVALAPLAVADDHPYVADSVCNCYLTNSSESYFTNHLFFDFRNLSQYARVPDLLTDWDASANAPVTSDYFNSDAWTSIWGIQNWNNTDKKGKDGNDATVDMVNSANNIYIEKNNDQDASSDTFMSMRTASLKGFQTSAEMETVSMGYHYVSVRMLARTLGDPGACTALFTYREADKYANVQEADIEVLTKDPENRIQYTNQPSFDSKGDTIDRSTQNGTMPSGTSWRDWAVHRLDWDKKDSTWLVDGSEVSSISFQVPRDPSRVMLNSWSDGGSWSGVMKVGDSAVMQIQWIDMVFNITTDESSEKRDLGLQQRHGHGPAGELERRSGHGKCQVVCSIDSSDVVGQAVMLHNGTAPGRLLGQSSAVAFWLPVALMSAMMYHLWA from the coding sequence ATGGTTTTCAGACGGTCGGTTCTCGTGGGTCTCGCTGTCGCTCTCGCGCCATTGGCCGTGGCAGACGACCACCCTTACGTCGCCGACTCGGTCTGCAATTGCTACCTGACCAACTCGTCCGAGAGCTACTTCACCAACCACCTGTTTTTCGACTTCCGCAACCTCAGCCAGTATGCGAGAGTCCCCGACCTTCTCACCGACTGGGACGCGAGCGCCAACGCTCCAGTGACGTCCGACTACTTCAACTCGGACGCGTGGACCTCGATATGGGGCATTCAGAACTGGAACAACACcgacaagaagggcaaggatGGCAACGATGCAACTGTCGACATGGTCAACTCGGCCAACAACATCTACATTGAGAAGAACAACGACCAAGATGCGTCGTCGGACACCTTCATGAGCATGCGCACCGCGAGTCTCAAGGGCTTCCAGACCtccgccgagatggagacCGTCTCGATGGGCTACCACTACGTCTCAGTCCGCATGCTCGCCCGCACCCTTGGCGACCCGGGCGCGTGCACGGCGCTGTTCACCTACCGCGAAGCCGACAAGTACGCCAATGTGCAGGAGGCCGACATCGAGGTGCTGACCAAGGACCCCGAGAACCGCATCCAGTACACAAACCAGCCGTCCTTCGACTCCAAGGGCGACACCATTGACAGGTCGACTCAGAACGGCACCATGCCCAGCGGCACCTCGTGGCGCGACTGGGCCGTCCACCGCCTCGACTGGGACAAGAAGGACAGCACctggctcgtcgacggctccGAGGTCTCGAGCATCTCGTTCCAGGTGCCCCGCGACCCCAGTCGTGTCATGCTTAATTCATGGAGCGACGGCGGCTCGTGGTCCGGCGTCATGAAGGTCGGCGACTCGGCCGTCATGCAGATCCAGTGGATCGATATGGtcttcaacatcaccaccgaCGAGTCTTCCGAGAAACGGGACCTCGGCCTTCAGCAGCGGCACGGCCACGGGCccgccggcgagctggagCGCCGCAGCGGCCACGGTAAGTGCCAGGTCGTCTGCAGCATCGACTCGTCCGACGTGGTCGGCCAGGCCGTGATGCTGCACAACGGGACGGCACCCGGCCGCTTGCTGGGACAGTCCAGCGCCGTGGCTTTCTGGCTGCCCGTGGCGCTTATGTCTGCCATGATGTACCATCTTTGGGCCTAG
- a CDS encoding Putative alpha/Beta hydrolase — protein MKKTLLLVFIHGFKGGDDTFGDKDGFTEQLRADVAAALPKINVNVVVYPKYETRGDLGDCVSRFRDWLLEKVIDLEVANDTPSPTVDPSVRVVLAGHSMGGIVAAETVIGLTSDRPIHSGDDGGVENKAAADGPSSSAPSSSAMPSLNTLMFPYIQGVIAFDTPYLGISPGVVAHGAEGHYNAANAAMTQLSGLGTALWGAKQDGTTSPSPSRNKAPVAALPAPTANDTPQQQQQQQGAWAKWGKIAMVAGSAAAVAASAGAAYYNREHITQGLSWATSHLEFVGCLAKGAELQARAQRMARLSRELDVGFANLYTRLGKAAGSKEVGVVGTVLGRDRTFCNLPKRGAAGVWEAAVNDAATEETQAHMNMFEAKKNPGYDKLKQDAAGLIVQWTRNEWYETSEEDKPAIKEAGESAAA, from the exons ATGAAGAAGACGTTGCTCCTGGTATTCATCCACGGGTTCAAG GGGGGCGACGACACTTtcggcgacaaggacggctTCACGGAGCAGCTgcgcgccgacgtcgccgccgcgctgcccaagatcaacgtcaacgtcgtcgtgTACCCGAAGTATGAGACGCGCGGCGACCTGGGGGACTGCGTGAGCCGGTTCCGCGACTG GCTCCTTGAGAAGgtcatcgacctcgaagTCGCCAACGACACCCCCTCGCCCACTGTTGACCCTTCGGTCCGTGTCGTGCTGGCCGGCCACTCCATGGGCGGCattgtcgccgccgagaccgtcATCGGCCTCACATCGGACCGGCCCATCCACTCGggggacgacggcggcgtcgagaacaaggccgccgctgacggcccctcctcctctgccccgtcttcctccgccaTGCCCTCGCTCAACACACTCATGTTTCCCTACATTCAGGGCGTCATCGCCTTCGACACGCCCTACCTCGGCATCTCCccgggcgtcgtcgcccacggcgccgagggccactacaacgccgccaacgccgccatgaCCCAGCTCAGCGGCCTGGGCACCGCCCTCTGGGGCGCGAAGCAGGACGGCAccacgtcgccctcgccgtcgcggaaCAAggcccccgtcgccgccctcccggCCCCGACCGCGAACGACAccccccagcagcagcagcagcagcagggcgcCTGGGCGAAATGGGGCAAAATCGCCATGGTGGCCGGcagcgcggcggccgtggcggcgagcgccggcgccgcctaCTACAACCGCGAGCACATCACCCAGGGCCTGTCGTGGGCGACGTCGCACCTCGAGTTCGTCGGCTGCctggccaagggcgccgagctgcagGCGCGCGCGCAGCGCATGGCGCGACTCAGCCGggagctcgacgtcggcttcgccaacCTGTACACGCGcctcggcaaggccgccgggtccaaggaggtcggcgtcgtcggcaccgTCCTGGGTCGGGACCGGACCTTCTGCAACCTACCCAAGaggggcgccgccggcgtgtGGGAGGCGGCCGTGAACGACGCCGCCACGGAGGAGACGCAGGCGCACATGA ACATGTTCGAAGCCAAGAAGAACCCTGGGTACGACAAGCTCAAGCAGGACGCGGCGGGTCTAATTGTCCAGTGGACGCGGAACGAGTGGTACGAGACGAGCGAAGAGGACAAGCCCGCGATCAAGGAGGCGGGCGAGAGTGCGGCTGCTTAA